The region TTTCAGACTTCAACCGGGTTGTCAGGTTGATAAAAATCTTCCAAGCCTTCAGTAATATGGAGTTCAAAAAGGGCTTTTTTAATATAAAAAACTTTTAGGAAATTTTACATTATTCGGACCACAGGTTAAACACCACATTCAGATCATTCCTCCGGCTCCTCCGGTAACTCCAGCACATCGATCTTCGGCAGAGCATTCCCCCCGGCGATACCCTGTAGGGCTCCGTACATCTCCGTCGTATTGGCCAGGACGCTGTCGATGAGCTTCTGGCGACGTTTCCAGGCGGCCATGAGAGAGCGTTTCTCCTTGTCCAGCTCATTTTGCATCTGCATAAACCCGTCCACAATGGCGCGCAGCTGCATCTGGAATTCGTTGCCGGTGAGGTAGTTGTAGAGCAGGGTCATCTTATCAGCCTTGTTCTCCTCCCGCTGCATCGCCTGATGCACGCGGATCAAGCTCTCACGCAGCAGCGCTGCCGAACCCCTGAACTCTTCCAGGGAGCAGACCCAGATACCGTCCACCCAGCCCATCCGCTCCATCCCCGGAGGATAGACCGAGCTCACCAGTACCCCGATATCGGCCCCGACCTTGAGCATATCCTGCTTGAGCTTGCCGATCCAGGCATCGCTCCAGGCTTTGGTGTTTTTCGACTCGTAGCAGATCACCCCGCAGTTTTGCGCATCGCGGGTGTGCACCGTCTGGATACAGTCGGCGCCGAAGGCTCCCTTCTTGACCTCCTCGATGCTGTCGAAAGGAAACTGGCTTCTGAGCCAGCCTTCGATGGCCAACTCCAAGGCTTCGCCCTGCACCTGCATACTCCCCTGCTCCGCCTTGCGCTTGGCATCCTCCAAAGAGCGCTGGAGCTGCTTGAGCTGCTCATCTTTCTCCTTGAGCTTGAGGGCCTGGGCCTCTTCGATCTCTTTGAGCTTCTTCTGGGCCATCTCCTCCAGATACTTCTGAGCCTTGGCCTTCTCTTCGGCCAAGCGCTTGTTGAGCTCCGCTTCGGCCTCAGCCTTGGCCTTGAGGGCCAGCTCCTCCCTTTCGCGCTTGAGCCGCTCGATCTCGATCTTCGCCGCCGAGAGCTCCCGGATCTGCTTCGATTTCTCCTCCAGCTCCTTTTGCATCAGGGCCATCGCCTCGGCCTGCTCTTTGGCCAGCTCGCCCTTGAGCTCTTCGGTCAGCTTGGAGCGCTCTTTGCGCAGCTGCTCCCTCGTCGCCCGGCGCAACTCCTCGTCGAAGCGCTCTTTCTCTTCGCGAAGCTGCTCCTCTTTGGCTTTGAGGGCATCGAAATGGGCTTTGTACTCCTTGCGCCTGTCCTCCAGCTCCTTCTGAAGCTTCCGGCGCTCTTCGAGCTGCTGCTCCTTG is a window of Nitratifractor salsuginis DSM 16511 DNA encoding:
- a CDS encoding DUF2130 domain-containing protein: MSTSTTIQCPNCGTLIDIDAIFYKQVEEKFKEQQLEERRKLQKELEDRRKEYKAHFDALKAKEEQLREEKERFDEELRRATREQLRKERSKLTEELKGELAKEQAEAMALMQKELEEKSKQIRELSAAKIEIERLKREREELALKAKAEAEAELNKRLAEEKAKAQKYLEEMAQKKLKEIEEAQALKLKEKDEQLKQLQRSLEDAKRKAEQGSMQVQGEALELAIEGWLRSQFPFDSIEEVKKGAFGADCIQTVHTRDAQNCGVICYESKNTKAWSDAWIGKLKQDMLKVGADIGVLVSSVYPPGMERMGWVDGIWVCSLEEFRGSAALLRESLIRVHQAMQREENKADKMTLLYNYLTGNEFQMQLRAIVDGFMQMQNELDKEKRSLMAAWKRRQKLIDSVLANTTEMYGALQGIAGGNALPKIDVLELPEEPEE